The following are from one region of the Natronocella acetinitrilica genome:
- a CDS encoding MalY/PatB family protein translates to MQFDFDEVVDRHQTGSDKWDAYDSRDIIPMWVADMDFRAPPAVLDALHARVDHGVFGYTSATSELVEVTCTMLADHCDWRVEPDWLVWLPGMVPGLHVAAAAVGEDGDAVMTTTPVYPPFLLAPPRARRELLTVPLADASGRIDFDALEAAVHPRARMLILCNPHNPTGRVYSEEELRRLADFCLRHDLVLVSDEIHCGLVLDSDARHHCVAALGEEIAARTITLMAPSKTYNIAGLGCSLAIIPDRDLRRRFARARAGFVPGVNTLGYTAALAAWRDCASWHAALIDVLRRNRDLVQAAVDAHPALSMHSPQATYLAWIDCRELGLKHPATAFEAAGLGLSDGQAFDGTGYMRLNFGCPLPTLERALARLQQVGRD, encoded by the coding sequence GGGATGCCTATGACAGCCGGGATATTATTCCCATGTGGGTTGCAGACATGGATTTCCGTGCCCCTCCTGCGGTACTCGACGCTCTGCATGCCCGCGTAGACCACGGGGTCTTCGGCTATACCAGCGCGACCAGCGAACTGGTGGAGGTGACCTGCACCATGCTGGCGGATCACTGCGACTGGCGGGTGGAGCCGGACTGGTTGGTCTGGTTGCCCGGAATGGTGCCGGGCCTCCACGTTGCCGCCGCCGCTGTCGGCGAGGATGGTGACGCTGTCATGACCACAACACCGGTCTATCCGCCGTTTCTGCTGGCACCGCCCCGCGCACGGCGGGAGTTGCTTACTGTGCCCTTGGCGGATGCCAGCGGCCGCATCGATTTCGATGCGCTGGAGGCGGCGGTGCACCCGCGGGCCCGCATGCTCATACTCTGCAATCCGCATAATCCCACCGGTCGGGTATACAGCGAGGAGGAATTACGCCGTCTCGCGGATTTCTGTCTGCGCCATGACCTGGTGCTGGTCAGTGACGAGATTCATTGCGGCCTGGTGCTGGATTCCGACGCCCGCCACCACTGCGTGGCCGCCCTGGGCGAAGAGATCGCCGCGCGTACCATCACCCTCATGGCGCCCAGCAAGACCTACAACATCGCTGGCCTGGGGTGCTCCCTCGCCATCATCCCCGACCGGGATTTGCGGCGCCGCTTTGCTCGTGCCCGGGCCGGTTTCGTGCCCGGGGTCAACACGCTGGGCTACACCGCGGCCCTGGCGGCCTGGCGTGACTGTGCCAGCTGGCATGCGGCGCTGATCGATGTGCTGCGGCGCAATCGCGACCTGGTACAGGCGGCGGTGGATGCCCATCCGGCGTTGTCCATGCACAGCCCCCAGGCGACCTATCTGGCCTGGATCGATTGCCGTGAACTGGGGCTCAAGCATCCGGCGACCGCCTTTGAAGCCGCCGGTCTGGGCCTGTCCGACGGCCAGGCCTTCGACGGCACGGGCTATATGCGCCTCAATTTCGGTTGCCCGCTGCCAACCCTGGAGCGGGCGCTTGCCCGGCTGCAGCAGGTGGGGCGGGACTGA